From Burkholderia pseudomultivorans, the proteins below share one genomic window:
- a CDS encoding MbcA/ParS/Xre antitoxin family protein: protein MSQPAYDPHSAPPQASVAQMSAAGLRAFFNIARDWALTIDEQIVLLGSPGRSTFFKWKAAPESARLPRDTLERLSLLLGIYKSLQILLPQPAAADAWVKRPNDAAPFGGKRALDRMLAGNVGDLVAVRQYLDAMRGGWA from the coding sequence ATGTCGCAGCCCGCTTACGATCCGCATTCCGCCCCGCCGCAGGCCTCGGTCGCGCAGATGTCGGCAGCCGGCCTGCGCGCGTTTTTCAACATTGCGCGCGACTGGGCGCTGACCATCGACGAACAGATCGTGCTGCTCGGCTCGCCCGGCCGCTCGACGTTCTTCAAGTGGAAGGCCGCGCCCGAATCGGCGCGCCTGCCGCGCGATACGCTGGAGCGGCTGTCGCTGCTGCTCGGCATCTACAAGTCGCTGCAGATCCTGCTGCCGCAGCCCGCCGCGGCCGACGCGTGGGTCAAGCGGCCGAACGACGCGGCGCCGTTCGGCGGCAAGCGCGCGCTCGACCGGATGCTGGCCGGCAACGTCGGCGACCTGGTCGCCGTCCGGCAATACCTCGACGCCATGCGAGGTGGCTGGGCGTGA
- a CDS encoding ABC transporter substrate-binding protein: MKRLIAAVSIALLAVSAGPAVAKDWTTIRFGTDASYAPFESKAPDGKLVGFDIDLGNEICARLQAKCVWLENDFDGMIPALKAKKFDAVLSSMSITPQRAEQIGFTTRIYNQPTRLVVKKGSPLLPTPESLKGKSIGVEQGTTQEAYAKAYWAKQGANVVSYQNQDGVYADLTSGRLDAALQDEVQAAIGFLKSPRGAGYQFVGPELVDEKVLGIGAGIGLRKEDTDLKAKIDRAIHDMVKDGTYKRLASKYFDFDIYGG, from the coding sequence ATGAAGAGACTGATTGCCGCCGTTTCGATCGCCCTGCTCGCGGTATCCGCAGGCCCAGCCGTCGCGAAGGACTGGACCACGATCCGCTTCGGCACCGATGCCAGCTACGCGCCGTTCGAATCGAAAGCGCCCGACGGCAAGCTGGTCGGTTTCGACATCGACCTCGGCAACGAGATCTGCGCGCGCCTGCAGGCAAAGTGCGTGTGGCTCGAGAACGATTTCGACGGGATGATTCCGGCGCTGAAGGCGAAGAAGTTCGACGCGGTGTTGTCGTCGATGTCGATCACGCCGCAGCGCGCGGAGCAGATCGGCTTCACGACCAGGATCTACAACCAGCCGACGCGGCTCGTCGTGAAGAAAGGCTCGCCCTTGCTGCCGACGCCCGAATCGCTGAAGGGCAAGTCGATCGGCGTCGAACAGGGCACGACGCAGGAAGCGTATGCGAAGGCCTACTGGGCGAAGCAAGGCGCGAACGTCGTGTCGTATCAGAACCAGGACGGCGTCTATGCGGACCTGACCTCGGGCCGTCTCGACGCCGCGCTGCAGGACGAGGTACAGGCCGCGATCGGCTTCCTGAAGTCGCCGCGCGGCGCGGGCTACCAGTTCGTCGGGCCCGAGCTCGTCGATGAAAAGGTTCTCGGCATCGGCGCGGGCATCGGCCTGCGCAAGGAAGACACCGACCTGAAGGCGAAGATCGACCGCGCGATCCACGACATGGTCAAGGACGGCACCTACAAGCGGCTCGCGTCGAAGTACTTCGACTTCGACATCTACGGCGGCTGA
- a CDS encoding RES family NAD+ phosphorylase, producing the protein MTSPTETKHWPTTTLDWAPAYRVIPTRFPAINLFDRVASAEDFDALYALESMTNDRIRNEVGTLDLVPAAERRYGLGWGPIMAAFTHLNPQGSRFSDGSYGVFYCARSRDTAIAETRYHSGLFMAATKEPPMRQQMRLYTVIAHGDVADVRNWPQRDPRLLDPLDYGAGQAFARTVRNAGGAGIVYPSVRDAGGECLAAFRTTLLRDCHHAAYLEYNWNGSAIDAVFELNQVG; encoded by the coding sequence GTGACGAGTCCGACCGAAACGAAACACTGGCCCACGACCACGCTCGACTGGGCGCCTGCCTATCGTGTCATTCCCACCCGTTTTCCGGCGATCAACCTGTTCGACCGCGTGGCCTCGGCGGAGGATTTCGACGCGCTGTACGCGCTCGAATCGATGACCAACGACCGCATCCGCAACGAAGTCGGCACGCTCGACCTCGTGCCGGCGGCCGAGCGACGCTACGGGCTCGGCTGGGGGCCGATCATGGCCGCGTTCACGCACCTGAATCCGCAGGGCAGCCGGTTTTCCGACGGCAGCTACGGCGTGTTCTACTGTGCGCGCTCGCGCGACACGGCGATCGCCGAGACGCGCTATCACAGCGGGCTGTTCATGGCCGCGACGAAGGAGCCGCCGATGCGCCAGCAGATGCGGCTCTACACCGTGATCGCACACGGCGACGTGGCCGACGTGCGCAACTGGCCGCAGCGCGATCCGCGGCTGCTCGATCCGCTCGATTACGGCGCGGGGCAGGCGTTCGCCCGCACGGTGCGCAACGCGGGCGGCGCGGGAATCGTCTATCCGTCGGTGCGCGATGCGGGTGGCGAATGCCTGGCGGCGTTTCGCACGACGCTGCTGCGCGACTGTCATCACGCGGCCTATCTCGAATACAACTGGAACGGCTCGGCGATCGATGCGGTGTTCGAACTGAATCAGGTCGGTTGA
- a CDS encoding sigma-54 dependent transcriptional regulator, translating to MVARSPDANGRAAPDMPPVSVTAPEAGRRLFAIMRTPDEPLLAQLRGLGWEVSVAKTAGAAQNMTSGVGVAAGLVDFTGFTSRDYPALKACLSQPAIGWISIAQAGVTIGPAVRELIRSYCFDYVTLPLPYEWISHVLGHARGMAALDRVDGAAYAASIGEHGMIGNCEAMQQLFSTIRKVAKTDASVFISGESGTGKELTALAIHERSGRGKGPFVAINCGAIPHHLLQSELFGYERGAFTGANQRRAGRIESANGGTLFLDEIGDMPVESQASLLRFLQEGKIERLGGHESIAVDVRIISATHVDLDGAVEAGRFRADLYHRLCVLRIHEPPLRARGKDIDILAHYVLQKYKADSGRKISGFTSAALDAMRRYEWPGNVRELINRVRRAIVMAESRLLTPHDLGLETPGETEPVTLEQARALAERTAIENALLRNDHRINKAAAELGISRVTLYRMMIEHGLNDHDTHHGDHGDHGDNGDNGGATPGDAGHCRVG from the coding sequence ATGGTTGCAAGGTCACCCGACGCAAACGGGAGGGCGGCGCCCGACATGCCGCCGGTGTCCGTCACCGCCCCGGAGGCCGGACGCAGGCTGTTCGCGATCATGCGCACGCCCGACGAACCGCTGCTCGCGCAACTACGCGGGCTCGGCTGGGAGGTGTCGGTCGCGAAGACGGCCGGCGCCGCGCAGAACATGACGTCCGGCGTGGGCGTCGCCGCGGGGCTGGTCGATTTCACGGGGTTCACGTCGCGCGACTATCCGGCGCTGAAGGCCTGCCTGAGCCAGCCGGCGATCGGCTGGATCTCGATCGCGCAGGCCGGCGTGACGATCGGCCCGGCCGTGCGCGAGCTGATCCGCAGCTACTGCTTCGATTACGTGACGCTTCCGCTGCCCTACGAATGGATTTCGCACGTGCTGGGCCATGCGCGCGGGATGGCCGCGCTCGATCGCGTCGACGGCGCGGCGTACGCGGCGTCGATCGGCGAGCACGGCATGATCGGCAACTGCGAGGCGATGCAGCAGTTGTTCAGCACGATCCGCAAGGTCGCGAAGACCGACGCGAGCGTGTTCATCTCCGGCGAGTCGGGCACCGGCAAGGAACTGACGGCGCTCGCGATCCACGAGCGTTCCGGCCGCGGCAAGGGGCCGTTCGTCGCGATCAACTGCGGCGCGATTCCGCATCACCTGCTGCAGTCGGAGCTGTTCGGCTACGAGCGCGGCGCGTTCACCGGCGCGAACCAGCGGCGCGCGGGCCGCATCGAGTCGGCCAACGGCGGCACGCTGTTCCTCGACGAGATCGGCGACATGCCCGTCGAGAGCCAGGCGAGCCTGCTGCGCTTCCTGCAGGAAGGGAAGATCGAACGGCTCGGCGGCCACGAATCGATCGCGGTCGACGTGCGGATCATCTCGGCGACGCACGTCGATCTCGACGGCGCGGTCGAGGCCGGACGGTTCCGCGCGGACCTCTATCACCGGCTCTGCGTGCTGCGCATCCACGAGCCGCCGCTGCGCGCGCGCGGCAAGGACATCGACATCCTCGCGCACTACGTGCTGCAGAAGTACAAGGCCGACAGCGGCCGCAAGATCAGCGGCTTCACGTCGGCCGCGCTCGATGCGATGCGGCGCTACGAATGGCCCGGCAACGTGCGCGAGCTGATCAACCGCGTGCGGCGCGCGATCGTGATGGCCGAAAGCCGGCTGCTGACGCCGCACGATCTCGGCCTCGAGACGCCCGGCGAAACCGAGCCCGTCACGCTCGAGCAGGCGAGGGCGCTGGCCGAGCGCACCGCGATCGAGAATGCGCTGCTGCGCAACGATCACCGGATCAACAAGGCGGCCGCCGAACTCGGCATCTCGCGCGTGACGCTTTACCGGATGATGATCGAGCACGGGCTGAACGATCACGACACCCACCACGGCGATCACGGCGATCATGGCGACAACGGGGATAACGGCGGCGCGACGCCGGGCGACGCCGGGCACTGCCGGGTCGGCTGA